The following are from one region of the Dreissena polymorpha isolate Duluth1 chromosome 2, UMN_Dpol_1.0, whole genome shotgun sequence genome:
- the LOC127867778 gene encoding uncharacterized protein LOC127867778, with protein MTNNNFFAFDKEECCEDEQEEVKPTRKPGEAPDGGWGWVIVCGAFVVTLFMAGLPACFIGLLEEMQEDFNVPYLLYAPLVMDAFIFLSGPLASCLIHKFGDKITTFVGGLLVFLGTLVSSQVPHPALIVVFFGAIGGTGLGIAYLPSKVIIAQWFQHKRALATGFAVMGVGVGYLVFNSIVKQLLMSWNWKNIVAIMAAVSLHICASALLYRPLTKLKRKGMKRGVIQHGAIMKALIAEKERQRTISNGSLDNCIITKDNRLIKIDVIDLRNKSNSTINRIKEAFGFSSRSLNKSKNSLIVPRGPQRQLSQLSRSSVRSVLMPKPASPEPPRPLQLQQQQQEQHPDTDSGCGSLENSPKLPNLTEHAENVPSEDPNDPWDKTSPLVVKLPPQQNCGACNVPAAEHNVHALDIASNSPRLNGSMRNSVVSPGSSMRSVNTRVRTISNSSSGKNSVMVPISLLSSATGEQFLDIVEVEEVSKYKLVRILCKTFEFKMLTNVSFCLLIVSCVLTIFGYVIPFYHLPEHGTSLGLTEEKSKYLITIFWVTSMISRPVIGFIADRPVVNPVYFNSFMVTLAGVVSLCSSLFTDYSSLKFYAVLLGLFSASFFTLQSIILMQLYDKDKLVSSLGLLEFFQGIAVCASHVISHVLTSQVALMAMGGVMFVGGLVGFTVPRARAMETRREYSPEMDRLEDIPEEEVVHCESSI; from the exons ATGACGAACAACAACTTCTTTGCCTTCGATAAAGAGGAATGTTGTGAGGATGAGCAGGAAGAGGTGAAGCCGACCCGGAAACCGGGCGAGGCACCGGATGGGGGATGGGGCTGGGTGATTGTGTGCGGGGCCTTTGTTGTCACACTGTTTATGGCAGGTCTGCCTGCATGCTTCATAGGACTGCTAGAAGAGATGCAGGAGGATTTTAATGTGCCATATCTGTTGTATGCGCCACTTGTGATGGACGCTTTCATTTTTTTGTCAG GGCCCCTTGCCAGCTGCCTGATACACAAGTTTGGGGATAAAATTACAACGTTTGTGGGAGGTCTCCTCGTCTTCCTGGGAACGCTAGTCAGCTCGCAGGTGCCCCACCCTGCGCTCATTGTGGTCTTCTTTGGTGCAATAGGAG GGACTGGGCTTGGCATAGCCTATCTTCCATCGAAGGTTATCATCGCCCAGTGGTTCCAACATAAGCGAGCCTTGGCCACAGGCTTTGCAGTCATGGGCGTTGGTGTCGGATACCTTGTGTTCAACTCAATAGTGAAACAACTTCTAATGTCGTGGAACTGGAAAAACATTGTAGCCATCATGGCCGCAGTATCCTTGCACATTTGTGCGTCCGCACTGCTGTATAGACCGTTAACGAAATTGAAAAGAAAGGGGATGAAACGTGGTGTGATTCAACATGGTGCCATAATGAAAGCCTTAATTGCAGAGAAAGAGAGACAGAGAACGATATCAAATGGATCTCTCGATAACTGTATTATAACAAAAGACAATCGTCTCATAAAAATCGATGTTATCGACCTAAGAAATAAGAGTAACTCAACGATCAATAGGATAAAAGAAGCGTTTGGCTTCAGTTCAAGGAGCCTGAACAAATCCAAGAACTCTTTGATTGTCCCTCGAGGGCCACAGCGACAACTATCGCAACTGTCGCGATCTTCAGTGCGGTCGGTGCTCATGCCTAAACCAGCCTCACCTGAACCCCCTCGGCCCTTGCAGCTGCAACAACAACAGCAAGAGCAACATCCTGATACTGACAGTGGGTGCGGAAGTCTGGAGAATTCCCCGAAACTTCCGAATCTCACCGAGCATGCGGAAAATGTGCCCAGCGAAGATCCCAATGATCCATGGGACAAGACTTCGCCACTCGTTGTTAAACTTCCCCCTCAGCAGAACTGCGGGGCGTGTAATGTTCCCGCTGCTGAACATAATGTGCATGCTTTGGACATAGCTAGTAATTCGCCTCGATTGAATGGGAGTATGCGAAACAGTGTTGTTTCTCCTGGGAGTAGCATGAGAAGCGTGAACACACGAGTGCGGACTATCTCGAACTCGAGCTCTGGGAAGAACAGCGTGATGGTGCCAATAAGTCTGTTATCCAGTGCCACAGGCGAACAGTTTCTGGACATTGTGGAGGTGGAGGAGGTATCCAAATACAAATTGGTGCGAATATTGTGCAAGACATTTGAATTTAAGATGCTCACAAATGTGTCCTTCTGTTTGCTGATTGTTTCCTGCGTATTAACTATCTTTG GCTATGTCATTCCGTTCTACCACCTACCCGAGCACGGCACCAGCCTTGGTCTCACAGAAGAGAAATCCAAGTACCTGATCACGATATTCTGGGTGACGAGCATGATTAGCCGGCCGGTGATTGGCTTCATAGCGGACCGGCCTGTTGTGAACCCTGTCTACTTCAACAGCTTCATGGTGACCCTGGCTGGCGTCGTATCGCTATGCAGCTCCCTCTTCACAGATTACAGTTCACTGAAGTTCTACGCAGTCCTCTTGGGGCTTTTCTCAG CGTCATTCTTCACCCTGCAGTCTATCATTCTGATGCAGCTGTATGACAAAGACAAGCTGGTGTCCAGTCTCGGATTACTCGAGTTCTTTCAAGGCATTGCCGTCTGTGCCAGCCATGTCATCAGTC aTGTGCTGACCAGCCAAGTGGCTCTGATGGCAATGGGAGGAGTCATGTTCGTGGGCGGCCTGGTTGGGTTCACCGTCCCTCGGGCGCGCGCCATGGAGACGCGCCGGGAGTATTCCCCGGAGATGGACCGCCTGGAGGATATCCCCGAGGAGGAAGTGGTGCATTGTGAGAGCTCCATATGA